A stretch of DNA from Candidatus Pantoea bituminis:
GTGAAAGGTGATTTGATCGCCTTGATAAAAGCCGGTGATTTTGAAGCTGCCAGCACATATGCACTCAAATCCATGACGCCGACGCAGAATAAGTTTCTCGACGACGCGATAAAATTTGCCAATTCACAAGATGGACAGCTGCGTGCTGAAGGACAAAGTATTGTCGAAAATGGCTCTTCGGCAATTACCATCACCTTGATCTTCTCAGCGCTGGCCATTGTGGCCTCGATTCTGCTCGGCTTTTTCCTTACTCGCTCAATCGTACGTCCTTTGGTTGCGGCCGTTAGCGTAGCGGAAAGTGTTGCAGCAGGCGATCTTAGCTCGAAAATTCAGGTGACTACGCGTGATGAAACTGGCGTGCTGATGCAGGCGCTGCAGCGTATGAATGACAATCTGCTTTCCATCGTTACCGAAGTTCGTACCGGCTCTGACACCATTGCCGTCGCTTCAAATCAAATTTCCAGCGGGAACCTTGATCTTTCGACGCGTACCGAGCAACAGGCCAGTTCGCTGGAAGAAACCGCTTCAGCGATGGAGCAAATAACCTCCACCGTCAAACACAATGCCGAAAACGCGCGTGAAGCCAATCAGCTGGTTGCGTCCACTTCAAGCGTGGCGCGCGAAGGCGGCGAAGTGATGGGGCAAGTTATCGAAAAAATGGAAGCGATTGCGCTGTCGTCCAAAAAGATTGTCGACATCATCAGCGTGATTGATTCCATCGCCTTCCAGACCAATATTCTGTCGCTGAATGCCGCCGTGGAAGCGGCTCGCGCTGGTGAACAGGGACGCGGTTTTGCCGTAGTTGCTACAGAAGTACGTAATCTGGCGCAGCGTTCTGCTTCTGCCGCTAAAGAAATTAAAGTTCTGATCGAAGACTCAGTGGCGAAAGTTAATGAGGGCAGCAAGTTGGTGACGCATGCCGGATCAACCATCGGCGAAGTGGTCAACAGCGTGAAGAGCGTGGCGAATATCATGAGTGAAATTACGATTGCCAGCAGCGAGCAAAGCAGCGGTATCAGCGAAATCAATCTGGCGATTACCCAGATGGAAGCAGTAACGCAGCAGAATGCCGCGCTGGTGCAGGAAGCTTCTGCCGCATCGCAGGCGCTGCAAGATCAGGCTGAGCGGATGGCACAAGCGATGAGCGTATTTAAAGTAGGAAAGATGTCGTTAAATTAATTCCACTACGCTTTCTTTTTCCCGGCAGGTCGAACTTGCCGGGATATTTTTTACTTCTAACGCGTATCACTTACAAACTACCTTCTAGGCCTGACGTTCTATTCCACTTCACTCATCCACATCGTGCTTTCTGGCACGACTTTGCTCTGTTTTGTCAGTCAACATCGCATTATTAATATCACCTCACGTGATAACTAAAATAATAAATGGCGATTAGTCTTATAACTCTGCAACAGCCATTATCGTTCCTACGATTTAACTGCTTTCTTATGAACAGATTAC
This window harbors:
- a CDS encoding methyl-accepting chemotaxis protein, yielding MFSIKNMKVGIRLAAAFGIVVALLIVICVTSITKINSIKSGIASIVDDRYVKVRLAFDVRDGVNDQIKYLRGMVIDTTHPDYNVKRYGQLDEATQRTNVAMKKIADIQVTEIGKKKIAGLLASAEAFEKVKGDLIALIKAGDFEAASTYALKSMTPTQNKFLDDAIKFANSQDGQLRAEGQSIVENGSSAITITLIFSALAIVASILLGFFLTRSIVRPLVAAVSVAESVAAGDLSSKIQVTTRDETGVLMQALQRMNDNLLSIVTEVRTGSDTIAVASNQISSGNLDLSTRTEQQASSLEETASAMEQITSTVKHNAENAREANQLVASTSSVAREGGEVMGQVIEKMEAIALSSKKIVDIISVIDSIAFQTNILSLNAAVEAARAGEQGRGFAVVATEVRNLAQRSASAAKEIKVLIEDSVAKVNEGSKLVTHAGSTIGEVVNSVKSVANIMSEITIASSEQSSGISEINLAITQMEAVTQQNAALVQEASAASQALQDQAERMAQAMSVFKVGKMSLN